TTCTACTGCAAAGGTAGCTCCCAGAGATATCACCACCTTTAGACTCATGAACGCATTAAAGTGTGAGAGACTAGAAAAAGACCCACCAGCAAACCTAATTCCGAAACCTGATGAAAACTAACATGATGTAGAGGTTTAGCATTATCTATAAAAAGAAGTAAAAGCAAAAGCAGATTGTTCTTTGTTTGGTAGCATCCTTGTGGTGTAACAAGGACACAAACTCTAAATGGatggtattttatttcaatCCCTTGGACCATTACCGTGATCTCTGTCCACAGCAGATTTATTAATTAGAAAGATTAACAGAACTACTTCAAACACGCATTTGCCGCCAAAGATAGGGTAAGTGCCTTGACCAGCTTCAGGGAGACCCaggacattttgttttagtttggtCAGCAATAGATTCCCCAGAGAACTAAAAGCTCCAAAGTAAAGGCATTCATATGCCTCTTCTGTGTCCTCAGTGCATCATACACTAAGGTCAGTGATCTCTGGTACATCCTGTTTTGTGTGACGAACGTTGGGGTAGACAGTCATCAGACTCCAGGTTATAGATAGTGTTTCACACCTTGATGTGAAAAATATTGATGGGAATGTCTGCAGCAACAACCGAATGTGCCAAGCCCTATTCGTAGAGGTTGGACAATTGAAAAGGAAGAAGGAGCTGATGTTATTCTAGCTTGAAACTGTCTAAAGACGAGTACACTGCCCAATTGCGTGTAGCAAATAGCCTGTCAGTAAGGTACACTGATATGTAGACACTGGACTATGGGAAAAGGACAAATGAAGATGATGGAAATGAATATGATTATCATATTTCTCCTGAACAGTTTACATTgtttacattcattcatttatacttattttcgtgcttcaattaaggttcaagcacgctgtcctgggcatacatctTAACTATTAGTTATGGTATTGTAACGGAAACTTTCGACTACGTCTCGGTTACCGTTACGGAATATTGATGTTATTTCTTCATAGCAGCGCCGCCACAGATCACAGCGGCACGTTTCTCGCCAATATTATGGTACTTTTTTTACAAGTAAAGTGCTACTTGTGTAAACAATTGACTTTCCTCCATGCTGACACGCATCAGGCACCGTAAATATGTCGTATTTTTTAGTAATCCTTTATTTTTCGTAATGTACAATGTCGTCTGGCTATTTTCGTCCCTCAGACCACCATCTTTCAACCTCTTTCTGAGAATATTCCCACAGCCTCGTTCTGGAAATACTCCCATGTCCATATTTAGAATGCTGTCAGGCATGGATGTTGCTGCAGCAATAGAAACTGTGAAGAAgaaatatgcctttaattttgACTTACGAGCAGAACAGTTTGCAATTCTAGAAGCTCTTATTTTGCTTGCAGTCTTCAATCTTCAGTATAGTGTAATAAAGTACTGTTATTACCAAAATGCCTTACTTTCAGGGAACAAAATTGGAAATTATTAGTTggaaatatgtttattaataatgaatgttttCCATGTTTACAAACAACATTCCATTTACCTGCATGTAATtgtcacattttatatttgtggCACATGCAACATGCTAAGTCTTAAACTGCAGTGAATAGCATATTACACACTATTACTTAACAGAAACTGaaacaaatgttatttatcaatgcactcaacacattacaGGTAAAAACATATTTAGATAGGAAACTCGTGGCAACCATTTTATATCTctcttaaaatgtatatatcatCATAAAGGCATGTTTCATATGTTCCAACACGTTTCAAAAGCACTATTCCACAGCCAGAATGGAACATAGCCAGTTGTATGGACAATTCTGAAATGACAAATATTGCAAATGATATTGCAAtttcattgaaataaaaaataagcacatttttatttcttttctaaaAAGTCGATTACTGGTAATTGACACCACATTCCCTGTAACAGTCACCTACATTGAATTAAGGCCATGATTATTCTACTTTGATACCTCGGTCACATACACGCACagacatactcacacacacacacacacacacacacacacacacacacacacacacacacacacaacatacacacacacacacacacacacacacacacactactccAGAGCACAGCACTGAATAAATTCCGAATTAACACTATATCAATAATTTGATTATAGACTGAACAAATCAAATATCATCACCCACATTAACTGCTTTTTTATTGTCACTCTTACTTCacttaatttgattaaaatgtatattaagtaAGAACATGTGCATATGTCTACTGCTTAAGCGCTAAGCATAACTGTCCATAGCAGGTTCTTAagagttttaaatttttatggaattcatgcaattgcccacagcaatcACTAAAGTACATACATATGAatgtctctctttttcttcaTTGTCACTTTTCAGACATCACAGACTCAGATTTGAGTATTCTGCTAACCTCACCAGAGGCTGCTTTGAGCAAAAAGTGGAAAATGATCTTAAAACAATCATTTAAGAACAGAatttgtgttttagtttttgatGAAGCACACTGCATTTCATCATGATAATATTTTTACTCCTTTTTCTTAGTTACAACTATAAAGAACTGAAGCATTATTTAAATACCAATACTAATTGAAACACTGTATAATGTCGAACAATGTAACACAATAAAAACCGATCAGTCCCGTAACAGTATGCAACATTCTGCATATGCAGAAATTGCTAGCTTTTGATCATAAAGTATCAAAATCATGTATAAGTTTCtgtaacaaacaaaccacatgaCAACAAGTCGTTCGCCATACTTATAGGCAAGAGGTAGTTCAGTTTatagagcacttgcctgaggtgcttttgTAGTATGACCAAACCTCTTTGCCTCGACTGTggtccgaatccagtacctaccagcctgtataccgattgcctaaccacaacgccaatGAGGCCGAATGAAAAATTGGACAAAGACCAAAAATGAGAATAAGTAGAATCGCagtacccagatgaacgtaaaagtaataacacacagtacttgtaattaaattgaataatacttgctaataacattaaaatgtcATATCTATCCATGTCCATgtacaataacgctcaataacaCAATTAGCCAATATAAAATGGtgtcatcatatatgacgtTCCGTGATGATCTAAATTTTACATTCATGTAAGAATTGACCGAAACTAttgtttggttcatgcaagtatgattGCATACAAATTGAGAAATTAAcgaactcccgttgctacgtctagACCAATGTAATAGGGTTATGATGTAATGAATGTAAAGCAATTTTAATAACTATTTGTTTGCATAACGAGACATGAAACAGATGAAAATAATGACAGCAATGTTATAGCTAAATTTAACACCTACCATGGCTAACAAAATGACTATTTCAAAAAGTATTTGAAGTACAAATTCCACATTTTGATGATTGCAGAatatttggaaccaattttcaGTGTATGTGGAAATTGTCTAATTGAAGTGGACTGACCGTATGGGTTTGAACATATGCATGGGTTTGAAACATTGTTCATGTATCATTTtctgtaacaaaaaatataaaaagcatgACCTGCATAAAATGCAatgatatgtgctgtctggTCTGATAGTAGGTATAACTCACCACTTCCTTCTGATTGAAAGATATAGGTGCTTTTCTGTGGAGTTTAAGAATCAAAATTGCCAATAGCTCATTTTTACAAAGTCAATGTCCTTTAGCAGTGTTTATTCttgaaagaaataatatttGCTTTCTCAGATCCaaatgtgcatttaaaaaaaaatgaattctATATTGCAAGtaaattcattcattgttttcaTGAAGTGTGCCACctttttaacattaattacaaattaaattgaGACATATTACTTATTTTAGGGGCTTAGATTTTAGACCCGTATACAGACAGGTGTCTGTACTGCAAAGTTTTTTTGAGGTGCTAAATTTGGTATTAACAGCCACAGCTACGACACAAATACAAGAGGACATTTACCAGATATTAGGTTTTGAAAGTAGCAAAATCCAAGTAATTTGAGCATTACCTAACAGGTATTCATTTCATAGAGCAGTTTCAGTTTAAAAATTTGACTGActcccatatttttttttcacatgaaAATGGTggaatgtgtttattttaaaggGCCATAGTTAAATCCATTAAAAGCAATACAACAATTTACTTGTTACTGATATTGACGCTTTAAGTATGTAATCTCAGTGAAATGGCTCAAATTTTGTATTTCATAGCCGCTAGATTTCTAAATTTCCTGAGTGGCATGACTCGGACCTCCTAGTATTTTGGCACCTCCACATAAATAAGTCCTGTATTTCATACCAGAAACATTTTGCTTAgttaaattattgtttacaatagCAATACCACAAATGTACTCGTATATATTCAAATTGATATATCAATTGTGTGTTGTAAAATGTTAATCGGGAGCAAAAGGGTAtttgttcatatttatatttcttttccaAATTTGTCTTCCTACAAGAAGCATtgtgagaatactgctaaagcaatacattttgCTTACAGAGcctgaaatattttatacatctCCCAAGTAATGTTCATGGAtcaaaaaagttaaaaatggcTAAATTTCCACAAAACTTAAAtttcatctgtaacagtactaGATAAACATTTGTAAGAACTTTCATATCAATATATTCAGCCATTTCAGACATAAACAACCAGAAAAACAAATGGTCACCTCCACTAACTTCAAGGGttttcagtatttaaaaaatgtataacagtacacgataaagtTAATCTTTCAATGTCACCTAAATATTTGAAGCATTGTGAAAACACATTGATGGACAAACAGAATGATGGTCATGAAACATATAGTCCCATCTTGATTTCCATATATACAACtcgtacatgtacattgaacTTCACCTCTCCTCATCCAGCAGGCAGTCATGAAAATCACCACTGTGATATGTTATGCATATAACTTCAATGATAGCAATTGATTTCAAGTATTTGTCCATTTATAAAAGTTACATGTCGTACAGGTACTCACACTGTTTGGTAATGTCAATCATATGATCAGATTTCCTGACATGTAAACACTTCATTGGTCACAATGTGGGACACTGAACATGTAACATCTTTGTCCACAACATGTGGTGTAATAAATGATGTAttgcaaaataaacaacaacatatcTCCCAAACATGACACTACTGACAGTAAATTAACACATGTTTTGTACTTTTTCTTACAGACCAAATATCTTCTTAGAAATCTGTGAATGCActgaaatatttgaaaatgaaCTACAATGGTTGCTTGATAATCTGAATGAAAATTTGCAGAAAAAATCATTGTCTATGTACAGCTATAACTGCtatcacatttatttgtggCTGATGACAAGTTTAATGTCACATGTTAACACCAGAAGAGTAGAGATGTTTCATGCAAGCACCGATATGACGACCAAAACTCGAATAATGGACCAGTTCAAGAAACATGATGGAAGCATTAAAGTCCTTATTTCAACAGTGGTATTTGGGATGGGTGTTGATATCCGAAATGTTGATATAGTGGTTCATTGGGGGTTACCATCAACCAGTTTAAACTACTGGCAAGAAATTGGACGTTGTGCCAGAGATGCAGTTTGCTATGCCTTCAAGCGCAGCCAGTCAAGATGTAAggatgaatgtttaaaaacaactgtAAAGTTGGAAACATGCATCAGATGGCCAGTTCTAAAAAGATTTCAATTGCAAGGAAAGGAAAGCAATGAGTTAGATGCAATTAAAAATACTTCTTcttgtaatggtacatgtaaCAAGCCTTGCAAATGTCAAAAGTGCCAATGCTGCATTGGGTGTCAAAAGATGTGCAAGTGTCATAGCCAAGTGTCTGAACCACTGAAAGCATTCATAATCTGAacatttaatgttaatttttgctTATCAATAGCAATATaatgcattgatttattaatcatcggctattgcatataaaacgtggtaattttgacatataaccTAGAGATGGAAAAcgatacatttttcaattattac
The sequence above is drawn from the Gigantopelta aegis isolate Gae_Host chromosome 6, Gae_host_genome, whole genome shotgun sequence genome and encodes:
- the LOC121374421 gene encoding DEAD-box ATP-dependent RNA helicase 53, mitochondrial-like, encoding MNVSLFLHCHFSDITDSDLSILLTSPEAALSKKWKMILKQSFKNRICVLVFDEAHFSVTNKPHDNKSFAILIGKRRVEMFHASTDMTTKTRIMDQFKKHDGSIKVLISTVVFGMGVDIRNVDIVVHWGLPSTSLNYWQEIGRCARDAVCYAFKRSQSRSLSYVPQ